Below is a genomic region from Catenulispora sp. MAP5-51.
CCGGATCTGGAACTACTGGCTGGGCGGCAAGGACCACTACCCCGTCGACCGCGAGGCCGGCGACCAGTTCGCCGCGGTCTACCCGGGCATCTTCGACCTCGCGCGGCTCTCGCGCTACTTCCTCGGCCGGGTCATCCGGCACCTGGCCGGCGAGGCGGGCATCAGCCAGTTCCTGGACGTCGGCACCGGACTGCCCACCGCCGACAACACCCACGAGGTGGCCCAGCGCGTCAACCCCGCGAGCCGCGTCGTCTACGTCGACAACGACCCGCTGATCCTGGCGCACGCCAACGCGCTGCTGGTCAGCGACCCGCAGGGCACCACCGCCTACATCCAGGCCGACCTGCACGACCCCGAGGCGATCATCGACGAGGCGGGCAAGACCCTGGACTTCGACCGGCCCGTCGCGCTGATCCTGATGCAGGTCCTGGGCCACGTGCCCAACGACGACGGGGACGAGCAGGCCCGCTCGATCATCAGGCGCCTGATGCAGGCCCTGCCGTCGGGCAGCTACCTGGCGCTGAACGAGAGCGTCAACACCAACGAGCTCAACGCCAAGGCCACTGGTCTGTACAACGAGAGCGGCGCGGTCAAGTACTACCTGCGCGACTCCGAGCAGATCGTCGGCCTGTTCGACGGGCTGGAGCTGGTGGAACCCGGCGTCGTGCCGATTCAGGACTGGCGGCCCGACCCGAACCCGTTCGGCGACTCGCCGGACGTCGGGGTGTGGGGCGGCATCGCGCGCAAGCGCTGAGCGGCGTTGCGCAGGTAGCCCAGGTATGCGGCCGGATCCGGGCCGTGGGCCCGGTCCTGGGCTCCGGGCCGGATGTGGGTGAGCCCGCCGTCGTGGGCGATGCGCAGCATCGTGGTGGCGGCGTGCGGGACGGCGGTGTCGCGCAGGCCGTCGCCGTCGACGACGGGGATGTCGGGCCCGAACATCGCCGTGGCGAGGGCCGCGGTGGCCGCGGGCGGCTGCCCGGTGCGGTTGGCGCTGCTGACGTACAGGCGGGGGAAGCCTTCGAGCAGAGGGGCCAGTGGCTGCCAGCGCGCGCCGAAGAGCAGCAGGTGACCGTCGCGCAGAGCGGGTAGCGCCCACTGCGGCGGCACGGCGTCCACACGCACGGGGACCAGGAGCGTGACCAGCTCGACGCGGAGCAGGGCCAGCGCCGTGGCGAGCGCTCCGGGGGCCAGGTCGAAGGTGGTGGAGAGTTCGGTCCAGACCGCTTCGTCGTGGACCCATAAGGCGACCTCCTGGCCTGCGGGCCGCTGTTTGGCCTCGTTGACGAGCCGCGGGCCGGTGGCGGCGACGACGTATGTCAAAGGGCTGGGATTCGGCAGGACGACGGCTCGGCCGGAGGTCAGGGCGGCGGCTGCGGCGTCAGTGTCCAGGGCCGCCGAGGTCAAGGCTTGGTCCTGGGCATGAGGCTGCTCCTGGTCATGAGGCTGCTCTGGGGCTTGAAGCTCCTCTTGGGCATGAGGCTGCTCTGGGGCTTGCGGCTGCTGCTGGGCGGTGAGCCCATCGAGGTACGCGGCGAAGTCAGCGTCGGCGACGACGGCCTGCCCCGACTGGTAAGCCCGGTCCTTGACCCAGGCCAGGGCGGTGCGCGTCTGGAGCGGATCCAGGTCGTGCCCGAGCCGCTCGGCGACCGCGCGCAGCACGCGCCGGCTGGCCAGGTGCGTCAGTACTACAGACGGCGCCAGGCCCAGGTGCTGCTGCGGGTCGTACGGCTGGAAGGTCTGCGGGTGGGTGAAGGGGGTGCCGGTGGAGATCGTCGCGACCCCGGTACCCACGACGGGAGTGGTGACGGTGAGCGGGACGCCGGTCTCCCGCGACACCATCCGCGCGATCCCCGGCAGCCGGGTCAGATCCGGCTGCGTCCACCAGGGCGTGCATCCGGTTCCCAGGACGCGCGCGGCCTTGGCCGGATCGTGGGCGAGCAGGAAGAGCAGCTGCTCGGTGGCGACCATCCCGCTGCGTTCGGCCAGGCCCAGCCAGGAGCAGGCCGCGACGCGCACACCGGTCTCCAGCGCGGCCAGCGTGTTGGCCAGGCCCAGGCCGAGGTCGTTGTGCAGGTGCGACACCAGGACCGCCTCCGGCCCCGCGGCCAGGGCGACCTGCCGGAACAAGGCTCGCGACTGGTCCGGCAGCAGGTCCCCGACGGTGTCGGCCAGCACGACGGTGCCCGCGCCCTGCGCCGTCATCGCCGCCGCGTACTCGGCCACCAGGGCGCGGTCGGCCCGGGGCGCGTCCACCAGGCATACGTCCACTGCGATGCCGTCCGCCAGGCCGACGGCCTCCTTGACCACGTCCAGACCGCCGGCGAGCGCCGTGTGCGCGTCGCCGTGCACCAGGGCGCGGGCCGTGGCCTCCGACGCCGCCACGATCACCATCACCCGCGCGTGCTCCGCACCCCGGACCGCGCTCAGGGCCAGCCGCGCATCCGACACCGTGCCCCGGCAGATCGCCGCCGGACTGACCGAGCCCTGAGCCTCCAGGGCGACCCGGCGAGTGGCTTCGAACTCTTGTCCGCAGACCGAGGGGAACCCCGCCGCGAAGACCACGTGCCGGGGACCGTCGGCGCCGAAGACCGCCCCCTGCTCGCGCGCCAGCCGCACCCGGAAATCGGCGCTCATCAGCGTCTTGGCCTGCGCGCCGTCCCGGGCGGACTCCTCGAAGAACACCACGCGGCCGGCTCGGGCCGATTCCCGGATCACGTCCATCCTCGACACCGATCCACTCCCGTTCCCACACGGACGCCGGCCACCAGGTCCGGCGAGATCACGTTCACCGCGAGCTTAGGTGTCGGTGCAGGCAGGCGGGGTGTGGCAGTGTTCTTAATCACTCGTAAGTGTCAGCCGGATGGGCGTCCACCGGGTGCACGGGCCGGGCTGCCTTGTTTGGCTGCGTCTATCGCCTGCTGCCCGCCGTTTGTCGGAAGGATGCCTCCGATGCCCGTGGACCCCGTGATCCTCGCTGCCCTGACCACTCCGGACGAGGTGGCCGTCGGGGGCCGGAAGGTGGAGTTCGACGACGGCATGCCGACCCGGGAGGGCGCCGACCTCGCCTACGCGGCCATGGACAGCGCGGCCGCCTTCGACGCGTTCGTCCAGGGACTACCTCCGGTGTCGCTATGGGCGATCCACAAGGGGTTCGTGGGGGCCGGGATCCACGACGGCGACGTGGTGCTCACCTCCAGGCTGCTGGACAGCCGGTCGTTGTTCCTCACCGCGAACTGCGACACGGTCTACTTCATCGCGTTCCTCGACCTGTCCGACGGCCCGGTCCTCGTCGATGTACCTCCGGACGTGCTCGG
It encodes:
- a CDS encoding SAM-dependent methyltransferase, encoding MSDDPEIPDALKPGIDTTVPHSARIWNYWLGGKDHYPVDREAGDQFAAVYPGIFDLARLSRYFLGRVIRHLAGEAGISQFLDVGTGLPTADNTHEVAQRVNPASRVVYVDNDPLILAHANALLVSDPQGTTAYIQADLHDPEAIIDEAGKTLDFDRPVALILMQVLGHVPNDDGDEQARSIIRRLMQALPSGSYLALNESVNTNELNAKATGLYNESGAVKYYLRDSEQIVGLFDGLELVEPGVVPIQDWRPDPNPFGDSPDVGVWGGIARKR